The DNA sequence gaACTAGAGTTTATATTTGTCGATTGGAAAAAGTCATGAAAGTAAAGCGTTACATATAGTATAGGTGTCTATATTTTGGGGAAACAGTTGGCTAAAATTTTTCTGACTAGTTCCGTTCCACCAAATACTCTCTATCGCTCTATTTATTTGTAACCCTATTTTCCAAGGCTGCCTAAAAATCACACAAGCCTCAAAACTATgaattaatttttgtatattctGAAAATTACTCCTGAAAgcatatataatataatgtCCATATTATTCCAGTACGAGTCATGAAGTAGGTGAGAAGGACATggattattattttgttaaagaAAAATGGAGGCAGAGACAGTATTAGAAGATCAGCATAATGGTCATGGGCGTTCATCATTACCGAGATTTCCCAGTAGAATCCCTTCCATTGTTAGGGAGACATCAGAAGAGAATATCCTAAAATACACAAGCTTGAAGGACGTTCTGTGCAACTCACCGCCAACAAGGCATTATGCAACGCTGTTCTACGGAGGAAATGAAGCGTTATTTGATTCAAACATTGCGATTAGAAATGAGCTTGTGAAGCGTGCAGCCTCTGTTTATTTACACTCTGCAGCGATGCTGGCCACTAGAAACAACAACTGCTTCGAGGCTTTCTGGGAAAGGGTCAAGACCAAGGCTTCGTCCTTTTCATTCTGGATCATGACCTCCTGCATGTTTCCCGTTTTCGACTTCCTCAATCACATCATCATGACTAGCCTTCGTTCATTGCCATGATGTACCCTAACTTATTAGttctatatgtatatataagtTCATTTAATTTTTGACGAATAATAGTTTATCAATTAAAACATTGTTTGATACGTGGTtcataagaaataataaaagctTGATAACGTAACAAGTGATATGTATGTATAAGGGCGGGGCAAGAAGGGAATGAATATGGGTAGCATGGTAATCAAGTCTGAAATTTGATGAGGTCATGATTCGGTTACGCAGTCTTGTACAAAAGACGCGTGACCCTCTCTTTATCTaacaaaatcaaatcaatcTCATTCCTTTATTCCATCTTCTCACATACATATAAACAGCCCCTCAGCCCAGCCCCCTCACATTTCAATCTCAAAACCCTAGATTAAGTATGCAGGTAATGAAATCGGCAATGCAAGTGGAGGCTTCAGCTTCGGCTTCGGTCAAGGCCTTTGAGATGGTGCAACAGCTGGCATCCAGCAACGCCGTCGTGGTTTTCAGCTGCAGCGACTGCTGCATGTCCACGGTGGTGAAGCGCCTCCTCTTCAGCCTAGGAGTGGGCCCCACCATCGTGGAGCTGGACGAGCATGCCTCCGGTCAGGCCATGGAGGCCGCCCTCTACCAGCTCTCCGGCACACTCCAGCCTGTCCCCGCCGTGTTCGTGGGCGGCAAGTTCCTTGGCGGTGTCCAGACTCTGATGGCGTCGCACATCAATGGCAGCCTCATTCCTCTCCTGAAGGAAGCCGGAGCTCTCTGGCTTTAACTTTAATTATCACTGTATCAATGCAACCTAACTAGCTAGCTAGCTTCTAATCTATCTGTGCTTATATGTAATTAGAGGGTTTTTCAATTTCTAGGTTCCAACCCTATATATGAACACAGATGCATATCATCAATATTAGTAATTAAAATCAGTTCGTTTCTCTCGcctaattaaaatacaaataataaagAGCCTTTATTCATTCTTGCTTCTTCTTCCATCGGTCTGTAGTCTGTTATCTTCTCAGGGAAAGGCTGCAGCGTGACCTCATGGCATGTGTCAAAACAATGTACTATATATTATTCTAACTTGACCATTTGTGTGTCATTTTccaattaataatatataacgAATCAAAATTgagaatttaaattattatggaagaaaattttaaaaaatttactgATTATTAGTTAAAACAAGTTaattttcacatttttttttctaatccAGAAACGAAAGGATGCTTCGTTCAAACTTAAAATAAACAACTAAAAGAAGGTTCATATATAATGAATTAGCACAAGATTTGGTCACGCTAAAGGTAGTGCTTGAGCTGACAGGGACAGTCTTCCCAGAAATCTGAGGTAATGATTCGATCGGTCTTTATTATTGAGCaaattttgttcttttgttGTACGGAAGATGAAGGCATGGCATGAGCATGAGGCTACGTTGGTAGGGTTTTAGCTTTTGCAAGATCCCTATCTTGGAATTCAGCACACAGACAGAGTAGTTACGTTCTTCAAGCCGACAACTCCACATCATATTCTCAAATCATCGCCGTCCTCTCTCTACATTACTTATTTTTGGTAAGTTAACAACACTAGTAATATTATAGGTAAAAATTCAGGCGACTTCACGTGAACTTGATATTTGAGAactgttagatgaaaatttagttaaatcagtcaaattatctaacaGATCTCAAATATCAATTTTACGTGAAGTCAACTGTACTAAGTTTCTAccaatattataatataatccTCCATCTCAGTAAATAAACTTCATGAATTATGTTAATCACTGTACACTCTTCAATAATCTCATGTTCGAATTTTACgtaagaaaacaaaagaaatctGTTTAAAAAAACGGTCATAGCAACTTAAAAAGTAAAGAAATGTAAAGAGTAGTAAGAGAAAAAGAGGGAAAATGCTATTTGATTTTTTGCAGAAAGTAATGGAGACAGAGTCTGGTGTGCAGTAGAGTAGGAGAAATGATTACCGATTGTATATTGTGTTCCCTATTATTCCTTATCGGATCGTATTGTGAAATCATCACTAGTACAGTAGTAGTTATGATGGGAAGGCAGAGTGAGAGATGTATGTGTAATTTGACCCAAAGGACATGATAACTGCATGTGTATGACTACCACCGTACCATCACCGTGCATCAATATCTTTATTTCACTCTAATCTCTTCTTTCCTCTCATTTCAGAAACTTACAAACTAGTACTACTTGTTTTATTATCTTTTAGTAATTACAGGGGATAataatctaaaattattttatttaatttaataatattttttattactttatttaCAGATTAATTAGCTACCTAATACATACACATAAAAAAACAACTAACTATTtaagagataataaaaattatttaaaatagtctaaaattattttattttatatttttaattattataaataaataaatatttttaaatataataaatatataattataaatattatatatatataattataaattttaaaataaaataaaaaattatcaaaatttatttatttttattattatttttagctaTCAATCAAATTCTTTTAATAAACATACTTAGCCTGCACTATTTCTTTAATATATCGAAGAGCCGAATTATAATTAGACCAGACAATTCtgatgaaaaaagaaaagcaaatcAAACCGCTTGCTATTTTTGTTGATGACGAAAATTGACCTTAACAGTCAATTAATCTAATGTGAGATAATTACACAACCTCTGGGTGTGCAAAGCACTAAcacattatattatattttcCAGGCATTGATAGATCTATACAACAAAAAGTAAGatacaaaagaaaagaaagagcaTCCTCTTTGGCATAATCTGTTAATCTGTAAATCCCTCTTCAAAGATTAGTTCCAACTACGGAAACCCTAAAGAGCATTTTTGAGGTGTTATGACGGCTGCGGGTGCA is a window from the Arachis stenosperma cultivar V10309 chromosome 3, arast.V10309.gnm1.PFL2, whole genome shotgun sequence genome containing:
- the LOC130967297 gene encoding glutaredoxin-C9-like encodes the protein MQVEASASASVKAFEMVQQLASSNAVVVFSCSDCCMSTVVKRLLFSLGVGPTIVELDEHASGQAMEAALYQLSGTLQPVPAVFVGGKFLGGVQTLMASHINGSLIPLLKEAGALWL